ATGCAGCAGTAGCCGCCCAATTGATAGCTATTGCTTCAGAGCCTCGCATCAACACGCTGCATGCAATCAAGTCTGCACATCTTGGCATTGCCAAGTCACAGCAGTCTGTGCCTCTTTACGCTAATGATCGCTGGGCTAGTGAAGCGACCGTTCGCCTGTTGCCCTATGCCAGTGCTCAACCCAACCACACAGGTTTCTCACCCTATTTTGATGCAATGTGGAAGGGACTTGAAGCCAGTTGGACTGGTCAGAAATCTCCTGCAGAAGCTATCGCTGATGTGGAGTCTGAGCTGAAAGCCCAACTCGGAGGTGACATCCTCATCCGCTAATTCTCTCTGTCATCTCCCTGGATCATTCTGGGGGGGTGCCCTTCCTTCAAATTCTGATTCGCTTGTACGGCCAATGAGTTTATCTGCAAAACTTGGCTATGTTTTTATCGCCCCTGCGCTTATATTAGTTACTGTCTTTTTTTTGACGCCAGTGGTACTCACAGGCATCTTCTCCTTCACAAATATGAGTACAGCCACCGGGATTACAGGTGGTGCCTATCAAATCACACCCTCACTCCTTAGGGATCTATCTGACCAAGGCTTCGAAAAAGCAAATCTGGATAGCATTGGTTCCGAGAGTTACGAAATTGCTCAAGCCACTTTACAGATTGCCCGTAACGCTGGTATAGAGCCTGCCTTACTAGCAGAACTTGAAGAAAAACATCTTGGGCAGAACTTCAAGAGCCGTAGAGAATTCGAACGTTTCCTAAAAAAACTACAAAACCGACCACGTAGTACACGTGAACTGAAATCAACCTCACCATACTTCAGAAAATCGCTGATCAATGAGCGGTTTGAGACAGAAACTGATTTGAAAGCTGCGCTTGCTGAGCTGCAAATTGAGCTTACTCCTGATCAAATCAATACGCTCAGCCAGGCTGCCTACACTGGATGGATATGGACAACAGATAATTTCCACAAGATGACGATCCTCCCAGAGACAAAGCAAATACTCTTCAACACGATCATCTATGTCACTTTCACCTTGCTGCTCTTCAACGTGGGCTTTGCGCTAGTCCTGGCTATCGCCACCTTCTATTTACCGAAGGGGCAAGCAGGAATTTTTAGAGCTCTATGGCTTCTACCCCGAATTTCACCCTCTGTGCTCTATGTTGTGCTCTGGAAGTGGCTGACTTGGGACACAGGATTTTTGAACGCCATCCTGAATCCTCTAGGTGTCGCACAGCGCAACTGGATGTTGGATACAACTCTGAATGCATGGGTCTTTGTTGTGCTGATCAACGGATTCATTGGTGCTTCGATGGGAATGATTCTGTTCTCCAGTGCCATCACAGCGATTCCCAAACCATTGCTTTATGCAAGTGAGGTTGACGGAGCCAATCGCTGGCAACAGATTCGCTTCATCATCTTACCACAGTTAAAGTGGCCGATCCTCTTCGTGACGGTCTATCAGTGTCTTTCCTTATTGACATCCTTTGAACAAATTCTGCTCTCTACAGATGGAGG
This region of SAR324 cluster bacterium genomic DNA includes:
- a CDS encoding sugar ABC transporter permease yields the protein MSLSAKLGYVFIAPALILVTVFFLTPVVLTGIFSFTNMSTATGITGGAYQITPSLLRDLSDQGFEKANLDSIGSESYEIAQATLQIARNAGIEPALLAELEEKHLGQNFKSRREFERFLKKLQNRPRSTRELKSTSPYFRKSLINERFETETDLKAALAELQIELTPDQINTLSQAAYTGWIWTTDNFHKMTILPETKQILFNTIIYVTFTLLLFNVGFALVLAIATFYLPKGQAGIFRALWLLPRISPSVLYVVLWKWLTWDTGFLNAILNPLGVAQRNWMLDTTLNAWVFVVLINGFIGASMGMILFSSAITAIPKPLLYASEVDGANRWQQIRFIILPQLKWPILFVTVYQCLSLLTSFEQILLSTDGGPGSTTEVWALAAYHNALDNYWGNLQYGYGAALALVLVVIGVIMSFIFLRFFRFQELVRQPRIEQ